From the genome of Orcinus orca chromosome 5, mOrcOrc1.1, whole genome shotgun sequence, one region includes:
- the OLIG1 gene encoding oligodendrocyte transcription factor 1, whose translation MYYAVSQARVNVAPATMLRPQRPGDVQLGASLYELVGYRQPPSSSSSATSSSSSTTAPLLPKAAREKPEAPAEPPGTGSGPGAHAGGGSRADAKEEQQQQLRRKINSRERKRMQDLNLAMDALREVILPYSAAHCQGAPGRKLSKIATLLLARNYILLLGSSLQELRRALGEGVGPAAPRLLLAGLPLLAAAPGSVLLAPGAVGPPDALRPAKYLSLALDEPPCGQFALPGGGPGGGAGSPGLCTCAVCKFPHLVPAGLGLAAVQAQFSK comes from the coding sequence ATGTATTATGCGGTTTCCCAGGCGCGCGTGAACGTGGCCCCTGCGACCATGCTGCGGCCACAGCGGCCGGGAGACGTGCAGCTCGGGGCCTCCCTGTATGAGCTCGTGGGCTACCGGCAgccgccctcctcctcctcttccgccacttcctcctcctcctccacgaCGGCCCCCCTTCTCCCCAAGGCGGCGCGCGAGAAGCCGGAGGCGCCCGCCGAGCCGCCGGGCACGGGATCCGGGCCGGGCGCGCACGCGGGCGGCGGCTCCAGGGCAGACGCCAAGGAGGAGCAGCAACAGCAGCTGCGGCGCAAGATCAACAGCCGAGAGCGGAAGCGCATGCAGGACCTGAACCTGGCCATGGACGCGCTGCGCGAGGTCATCCTGCCCTACTCGGCGGCGCACTGCCAGGGTGCACCGGGCCGCAAGCTCTCCAAGATCGCCACGCTGCTGCTCGCCCGCAACTACATCCTGCTGCTGGGCAGTTCGCTGCAGGAGCTGCGCCGCGCGCTCGGCGAGGGCGTGGGACCCGCTGCACCGCGCCTGCTGCTGGCCGGCCTGCCTCTGCTCGCCGCAGCGCCGGGCTCAGTGCTTCTGGCCCCCGGCGCCGTGGGGCCGCCCGACGCGCTGCGCCCGGCCAAGTACCTGTCGCTGGCGCTCGATGAGCCGCCGTGCGGCCAGTTTGCGCTTCCCGGCGGCGGCCCGGGCGGCGGCGCGGGCAGCCCCGGCCTTTGCACCTGCGCCGTCTGCAAGTTCCCGCACCTCGTCCCGGCAGGCCTGGGCCTGGCCGCGGTGCAGGCGCAGTTCTCCAAGTGA